Proteins from a genomic interval of Paucidesulfovibrio gracilis DSM 16080:
- a CDS encoding methyl-accepting chemotaxis protein — MNAQSSKLLRLNSGLRWRVLSLALTGPLLIAVVLVALNMYDSEESAKQTVLARSRTVVSMAEAVRNRFAAKIQNGLIRPFDELPAHKVIEAVPVVVAMRTAQDSESTGEFTVRTPKVAPRNPDNAPDAVEMAALKAMKDQNLSEYIVEESDRIRYFRPIRLTKDCLYCHGDPAGRRDATGGIKEGWREGQIHGAFEVITPLRSARAAALRSQIIIGITSLVVLAIVTLLAWFVAQRRILRPIMNIEDYARRVADGDLEARPTGRFTGELAGMKESIADMVHRLKEKMAETERTGLEAEEHAQTAEAALAETREQERKVKRLLETMRDISTNAEEIAHQVSAASEELSAQVVQVSRGAEVQDQRTTETATAMEEMTTTVLEVARNSATTAEVAEQTRAEANAGNEIVDKAVSSIREVADSSNRLRTDMLDLGERAEGISKIMNVITDIADQTNLLALNAAIEAARAGEAGRGFAVVADEVRKLAEKTMDATKEVGQAITRMQESAHVNLESVAQSTKTANRAAQLAEQSGRALSDIVSLAEQTSDQVRSIATAAEEQSATSDEINRAVEDIRRIAGETSQGMGDAASATSELARLSQQLLSLIERLNQN, encoded by the coding sequence ATGAATGCTCAAAGTTCCAAGCTGTTACGACTCAACTCCGGATTGCGGTGGCGCGTTCTCTCCCTGGCTCTGACCGGCCCCTTGCTGATCGCCGTGGTTCTGGTGGCTTTGAATATGTACGACTCCGAAGAAAGTGCCAAGCAAACCGTTCTTGCGCGGAGCCGGACCGTGGTGAGCATGGCAGAAGCCGTGCGAAACCGATTTGCCGCCAAAATCCAAAACGGGCTTATCCGCCCCTTTGATGAACTCCCCGCTCACAAGGTCATTGAAGCCGTTCCCGTGGTGGTTGCCATGCGTACCGCCCAGGACAGCGAATCCACCGGGGAATTCACGGTCCGCACCCCCAAGGTGGCCCCCCGCAACCCGGACAATGCGCCGGATGCCGTGGAAATGGCCGCTCTCAAGGCCATGAAGGACCAGAACCTTTCCGAATACATCGTGGAAGAGTCGGATCGTATCCGTTATTTCCGCCCCATCCGCCTGACCAAAGATTGCCTGTACTGCCACGGCGACCCGGCAGGGCGCCGCGATGCCACCGGCGGCATTAAGGAAGGGTGGCGCGAGGGCCAGATTCACGGCGCATTCGAGGTCATTACTCCGCTTCGCTCGGCCAGGGCCGCGGCGCTCCGCTCCCAGATCATCATCGGCATCACCAGCCTCGTGGTGCTGGCCATCGTTACCCTGCTCGCCTGGTTCGTGGCCCAGCGCCGTATTCTCCGTCCCATCATGAACATCGAAGACTACGCCCGACGCGTGGCGGACGGTGATCTTGAAGCACGGCCCACCGGCAGGTTCACCGGAGAATTGGCGGGCATGAAGGAATCCATCGCCGACATGGTGCACCGGCTCAAGGAAAAAATGGCCGAAACCGAACGCACCGGCCTGGAGGCCGAGGAACACGCGCAAACCGCGGAAGCCGCCCTGGCCGAAACACGTGAACAGGAGCGCAAGGTCAAGCGATTGCTCGAAACCATGCGGGACATCTCCACCAACGCTGAGGAAATCGCCCATCAGGTCTCTGCCGCGTCCGAGGAGCTTTCCGCCCAGGTGGTGCAGGTCAGCCGCGGTGCCGAGGTCCAGGACCAGCGCACCACGGAAACCGCCACCGCCATGGAGGAAATGACCACCACCGTGCTCGAGGTGGCCCGCAACTCCGCCACCACGGCCGAGGTGGCAGAACAGACCCGCGCCGAAGCCAACGCAGGAAACGAAATCGTGGACAAGGCCGTGTCCTCCATCCGCGAGGTGGCGGACAGCTCCAACCGGTTGCGCACGGACATGCTTGATCTGGGCGAACGGGCCGAGGGCATCAGCAAAATCATGAACGTGATCACCGACATTGCGGATCAGACCAACCTGCTGGCCCTGAACGCGGCCATTGAGGCGGCACGGGCCGGGGAAGCGGGCCGGGGATTCGCGGTGGTGGCCGATGAAGTCCGCAAACTGGCGGAAAAGACCATGGACGCCACCAAAGAAGTGGGCCAGGCCATCACCCGCATGCAGGAAAGTGCGCACGTGAACCTGGAAAGCGTGGCCCAGTCCACCAAAACCGCCAATCGAGCCGCCCAGCTCGCGGAACAGTCCGGTCGGGCGCTGAGCGACATCGTCAGCCTTGCGGAACAGACCTCGGATCAAGTCCGCAGCATTGCCACAGCCGCTGAGGAACAATCCGCCACCAGCGACGAAATCAACCGGGCCGTGGAGGACATCCGCCGCATTGCCGGGGAAACCTCCCAGGGCATGGGCGACGCGGCCAGCGCCACCAGCGAATTGGCCCGCCTCTCCCAGCAGCTCCTGAGCCTCATCGAACGCCTGAACCAAAACTGA
- a CDS encoding PAS domain-containing hybrid sensor histidine kinase/response regulator, with protein MKKGNQDSREQSNEPAVNWRQELEGLLSDVDPSTAGAVRDLFERHAESRAESSGIPSLESDGRDIYSTFFSLAGDSILLHTLEGCIMDANKMACARLGYSRDQLRDRSFHDVLSKGAGTRLETALARVESRGRYSFETTFLSKSGAQLPVEVSARIVNHGDQDMVLSIARDISARKVAEEIVLEQKVFLSQIIRNLPVGLFVKKVRNEMRYTLWNRMMEEMTGIPRERAIGKCDRDIFGTELQRWRGDSDHIVVDKHETVELCMRNLDAEGEEIIYQVVKVPIMDAEGNTDSVLGIVEDITDRVRADAEIRRAHDDLERRVEQRTAELLGVNERLGIAEEKFRSIFENSILGIFRTDLEGRLLVCNPALAQMFGYENTVDIIQASEDNPEAMHRDRMVRRDKLEALLRGEHLEPFEHTYTRKDGSSFVGRTHVRLLRDRRDNFPYLEGFVEDISESREAQERLQRSERDYRTLYEQASEAIFLLSTDGRILDANSMATEILGYSLEEFLGMAPQAMITRDHQRIWEQLQDIHQGNMVRLEVNMRTGGGREITADLSARLLEEGRVLVMLRDNTERTAMEAALRTAKEEAEQASQAKSEFLANMSHEIRTPLGGIIGMTDMVLGGELKAQEAEYIKGIKEASRSLLEIINDILDFSKIEARKMEILAQPFQLRERLEIVAGTFRLSAMEKDLDLQVQCPSELEETYVGDACRLGQVLSNLVSNAVKFTDEGTVVMGVELVERRAHSSVLHFSVTDTGIGIPEADLDRLFDVFSQLEPSLNKRHRGTGLGLAISKRLVEMMGGEIRVTSRVGQGSRFSFDLELPHAEGDAREDSPGEDAVTESSRRVLLAEDNELNQEFLTFFLEDAGHTVRVAGNGKEVLQALSEERFDIVLMDIQMPEMDGMEATARIRRGESAAPSDIPIVALTAYAMKGDRERMLEAGMNDYLSKPVDMEALYRIIEELVPEPEA; from the coding sequence GTGAAGAAGGGCAACCAGGATTCCCGGGAACAAAGCAACGAGCCAGCCGTGAACTGGCGGCAGGAGCTTGAAGGACTATTGTCCGACGTGGATCCGTCCACGGCCGGGGCGGTGCGTGATCTATTTGAGCGGCATGCGGAAAGCCGTGCTGAATCCTCGGGCATTCCCTCCCTGGAGAGTGACGGCCGGGATATCTACAGCACCTTTTTCAGCCTGGCCGGTGACAGCATCCTGCTGCACACGCTGGAAGGCTGCATTATGGACGCCAACAAGATGGCCTGCGCCCGGCTGGGATATTCCCGGGACCAACTGCGGGACCGTTCGTTCCACGACGTGCTCTCCAAGGGGGCGGGAACGCGGCTGGAAACAGCGCTTGCCCGCGTGGAGAGCCGGGGGCGCTATTCTTTTGAAACGACATTTCTTTCCAAATCCGGGGCGCAATTGCCCGTGGAGGTTTCGGCGCGCATCGTCAACCATGGCGACCAGGACATGGTGTTGAGCATTGCCCGGGACATTTCCGCGCGCAAGGTTGCAGAGGAAATCGTCCTGGAACAAAAGGTCTTTTTATCCCAGATTATTCGCAACCTGCCGGTGGGCCTGTTCGTAAAAAAGGTCCGCAACGAGATGCGTTACACCCTGTGGAACCGGATGATGGAAGAAATGACCGGGATTCCGAGGGAACGGGCCATCGGAAAGTGCGACCGGGACATCTTCGGCACGGAACTCCAGCGCTGGCGCGGGGATTCCGACCACATCGTGGTGGACAAACACGAAACCGTGGAATTGTGCATGCGCAATCTGGACGCCGAAGGGGAGGAGATCATCTACCAGGTGGTCAAGGTGCCGATCATGGATGCCGAGGGCAACACCGACTCCGTGCTGGGCATTGTGGAAGACATCACGGACCGGGTCCGGGCGGATGCGGAAATTCGTCGCGCCCATGACGACCTGGAGCGCCGCGTGGAGCAGCGCACCGCCGAACTGCTCGGCGTGAATGAACGGCTCGGCATTGCCGAGGAAAAATTTCGAAGCATCTTTGAAAACTCTATTCTCGGGATTTTTCGCACTGATTTGGAAGGGCGGTTGCTCGTATGCAACCCGGCCCTGGCGCAAATGTTCGGCTACGAAAACACCGTCGATATCATCCAGGCCAGCGAGGATAATCCCGAAGCAATGCACCGGGATCGCATGGTCCGGCGGGACAAGCTGGAAGCGCTGCTGCGGGGCGAGCATCTGGAACCCTTTGAACACACCTACACCCGGAAGGACGGTTCTTCGTTTGTGGGCCGCACCCATGTGCGCCTGTTGCGGGACCGGCGGGACAACTTCCCCTACCTGGAAGGCTTTGTGGAGGATATTTCCGAAAGCCGCGAGGCCCAGGAGCGGCTGCAACGCAGCGAACGGGATTACCGCACGCTCTATGAACAAGCCTCGGAAGCCATTTTTCTGCTCAGCACGGACGGCCGCATCCTGGACGCCAATTCCATGGCCACGGAAATTCTCGGCTACAGCCTGGAAGAGTTCCTGGGCATGGCGCCGCAAGCCATGATCACCAGGGACCACCAGCGGATTTGGGAACAGTTGCAGGATATCCATCAAGGCAACATGGTCCGGCTGGAAGTGAACATGCGCACCGGCGGGGGCCGGGAAATCACCGCGGACCTGAGCGCCCGCCTGCTGGAAGAGGGGCGAGTGCTGGTCATGCTGCGCGACAACACCGAGCGCACGGCCATGGAGGCGGCCCTGCGGACGGCCAAAGAGGAGGCGGAGCAGGCAAGCCAGGCCAAGAGTGAATTCCTGGCCAACATGAGCCATGAAATCCGCACCCCCCTGGGCGGGATCATCGGCATGACCGACATGGTCCTGGGTGGGGAGCTGAAGGCCCAGGAGGCCGAATACATCAAAGGCATCAAAGAGGCTTCCCGCTCCCTGTTGGAGATCATCAACGACATTCTGGATTTTTCCAAGATCGAGGCGCGGAAGATGGAGATCCTGGCGCAGCCGTTCCAACTTCGGGAGCGCCTTGAAATCGTGGCCGGCACCTTCCGTCTCAGCGCCATGGAAAAGGATCTTGACCTGCAGGTGCAATGCCCGTCCGAACTGGAAGAAACGTATGTGGGGGATGCCTGCCGCCTGGGACAGGTGCTTTCCAATTTGGTCAGCAATGCCGTGAAATTTACGGACGAAGGTACCGTTGTCATGGGCGTGGAACTGGTGGAACGCCGGGCGCATTCCTCGGTGCTGCACTTCAGTGTCACGGATACGGGAATCGGTATTCCCGAAGCCGATCTGGACCGCCTTTTCGACGTCTTTTCCCAGTTGGAGCCGTCGTTGAACAAACGGCACCGCGGCACCGGTCTGGGCCTGGCCATTTCCAAGCGGCTTGTGGAGATGATGGGTGGGGAGATCCGGGTCACCAGCCGGGTTGGGCAAGGAAGCCGGTTTTCTTTTGACCTGGAGTTGCCCCATGCCGAGGGCGATGCCCGCGAGGACAGTCCGGGCGAGGACGCGGTCACGGAATCCTCGCGGCGGGTGCTGCTGGCAGAAGACAATGAACTCAACCAGGAATTTCTGACCTTCTTCCTGGAAGACGCGGGCCATACCGTACGGGTGGCGGGCAACGGCAAGGAAGTGCTTCAAGCCTTGAGCGAAGAGCGGTTCGACATCGTGCTCATGGATATTCAGATGCCGGAGATGGACGGCATGGAGGCCACGGCCCGGATTCGGCGCGGGGAAAGCGCCGCGCCCAGCGACATTCCCATCGTGGCGCTGACGGCGTACGCCATGAAAGGAGACCGGGAGCGCATGCTGGAAGCAGGCATGAATGACTATCTGAGCAAACCCGTGGACATGGAGGCCTTGTACCGCATCATCGAGGAGCTGGTGCCGGAACCCGAAGCATGA
- a CDS encoding sensor domain-containing diguanylate cyclase — translation MRTFDSPLLDFLRRFVPLTLGLLVVGGLFLSFQLDRRERELRTEAETFLATERQILLETLTDTIHDVRFLALLFEKDLPDMRSPAPGSAQGVFRLAAFMRTKPNFFQLCFITAQGQEQFRLERVGQRLLRVPNSQLQDQSDQPYYQLSRNLHAHQVYVSEFDLNAPHGEVERPFRPTLRVAAPIVYASGQRHLVVLSIDGTRLLQRLRTIRRDSPVRLYLTTAQGHWILGPHSRLEWGHSLASRREFTFAARFPEAANVPLTSSGMTVRTENGLFCMQRLDPGLAFGNEDMIAEPGWRLVAYVPQAALAPPWIPQFLALGLAVLLFHAGLCRYVSKSALRRRILERHIQDYKEKVQAISHSSHDALVMVDERGRVVFWNTAARNILGYASEEALQAHSAAFLQPDPPSDVADVPALKAGPYNTHNGTRPVYLTRRDGSRFPAEVAVSSFRLHGSWWTVNAVRDITRRMDALQELARSREMLVEALSISRMGGFSYSVREDSMAWTPEMHTLHGVDQRFVPTVESMAEFVEPLFRPHFHEAMTEARKGNPAECDLSLRTGHSRRVWVRAVFRAHFSGDSVIRISGVYQDVTDRRLERQHLEQLSTAVEHTPVSVVITDPNLRVDYVNPKFTEVTGYSSRDISGHGLELLQPPDHDDPFHHRLLDAVSRGENWTDEILTLSKDGRKVWQRASVASIRDQAGQVRNVVVLLEDVTRRRRHVQELQSSERKTRAISEAVLDAIVVLDDASRVTFWNPSAERILGWSEDEALGTDFRVLLSWPEDEPLQEARLTDADANPSGAVMERTLTRKDGSSFPCDFTVSSFILDERQYTVVTIRDITRRKQYEERLRSLAATDELTGLANRRALLQRAESELDRAKRYDRDFSLLMLDLDHFKRVNDTYGHDVGDKVLQSLASTGSNALRDADLLGRLGGEEFAAVLPETSAIQAKEVAERLREAVALARVPEASAPDGTIGVTISIGVAEYRSGRDTVDEILKAADKALYQAKNSGRNRTEIG, via the coding sequence ATGCGAACGTTCGACTCCCCTCTTCTGGATTTTCTCCGTCGCTTTGTCCCCTTGACGCTCGGGCTTCTGGTGGTGGGAGGTCTGTTTTTGTCCTTTCAACTGGACCGACGCGAACGGGAGTTGCGGACAGAAGCTGAAACATTTCTCGCCACGGAACGCCAGATTCTTCTTGAAACCCTCACCGACACCATCCACGACGTTCGTTTCCTGGCTCTTTTGTTTGAAAAGGATCTGCCGGATATGCGGTCCCCTGCCCCGGGTTCCGCCCAGGGTGTATTTCGCCTGGCCGCGTTCATGCGCACCAAGCCAAATTTTTTCCAACTTTGCTTCATCACCGCCCAGGGGCAGGAGCAATTTCGCCTGGAGCGCGTGGGCCAGCGGCTGCTTCGTGTCCCAAACAGCCAGCTTCAGGACCAGTCTGACCAGCCGTACTACCAGCTGTCACGCAATCTGCATGCTCATCAAGTATATGTTTCCGAGTTTGATTTGAATGCGCCGCACGGAGAAGTGGAGCGGCCCTTCCGCCCCACCCTGCGCGTGGCCGCTCCGATCGTCTACGCCTCGGGCCAACGGCATCTCGTGGTCCTGAGCATCGACGGCACCAGGCTCCTTCAGCGCCTGCGGACCATTCGCCGGGACAGTCCCGTGCGGCTTTACCTGACCACGGCTCAGGGCCATTGGATCCTTGGTCCCCATTCCAGGCTTGAATGGGGCCACAGCCTGGCATCGCGCAGGGAATTCACATTTGCGGCCCGCTTCCCCGAAGCCGCAAACGTGCCCCTTACCTCTTCCGGCATGACGGTACGCACCGAAAACGGCTTATTCTGCATGCAGCGGCTCGACCCTGGCCTGGCGTTCGGTAATGAGGACATGATCGCTGAACCGGGTTGGCGTCTTGTGGCGTACGTTCCGCAAGCCGCGCTCGCGCCCCCCTGGATTCCGCAATTTTTGGCGCTTGGCCTTGCCGTGCTGCTCTTCCACGCGGGATTGTGCCGGTATGTTTCCAAGTCCGCTTTGCGGCGGCGTATTCTGGAACGCCACATTCAGGACTACAAGGAAAAGGTCCAGGCTATCAGTCATTCCTCGCATGACGCGCTTGTCATGGTGGACGAACGGGGCCGGGTCGTGTTTTGGAATACGGCCGCGCGCAACATCCTGGGGTACGCGTCCGAGGAGGCGTTGCAGGCCCACAGCGCCGCCTTTCTTCAGCCCGACCCGCCCTCCGACGTGGCTGACGTTCCGGCACTCAAGGCCGGTCCATACAATACCCATAACGGCACCCGGCCGGTCTATCTTACCCGGCGCGATGGCTCCCGCTTTCCCGCGGAAGTGGCGGTTTCCTCGTTCCGACTCCACGGCAGTTGGTGGACCGTGAATGCGGTACGGGACATCACCCGCCGCATGGATGCTCTGCAGGAGCTGGCCCGCAGCCGGGAAATGCTCGTGGAAGCCCTGTCCATCTCCCGGATGGGCGGCTTTTCCTATTCCGTGCGGGAAGACTCCATGGCCTGGACCCCGGAAATGCACACCCTGCACGGCGTGGACCAGCGCTTCGTCCCCACGGTGGAGTCCATGGCCGAATTTGTAGAGCCGTTGTTCCGTCCGCACTTTCATGAAGCCATGACCGAGGCGCGTAAAGGTAATCCCGCGGAATGCGATCTCTCCCTGCGCACGGGCCACTCCCGTCGCGTATGGGTCCGAGCGGTATTCCGGGCGCATTTTTCCGGTGATTCCGTGATCCGCATTTCCGGTGTGTACCAGGATGTCACGGACCGCCGTCTGGAACGGCAGCATCTGGAACAACTTTCCACGGCCGTGGAACACACGCCTGTTTCCGTGGTTATTACCGATCCGAACCTGCGCGTGGACTATGTGAATCCTAAATTCACCGAAGTGACGGGATATTCCTCCCGGGACATCTCCGGTCACGGCCTGGAATTGCTCCAACCTCCCGACCACGACGACCCGTTTCACCATCGCCTGCTTGACGCGGTCTCCCGCGGCGAAAACTGGACCGATGAAATCCTCACCCTGTCCAAAGACGGCCGCAAAGTCTGGCAGCGGGCGTCCGTGGCCAGCATCCGGGATCAAGCGGGTCAGGTGCGCAATGTGGTGGTTCTGCTGGAAGACGTGACCCGCCGACGACGCCACGTGCAAGAGTTGCAATCCTCGGAGCGCAAGACGCGGGCCATCAGTGAGGCTGTGCTGGATGCCATCGTTGTACTGGACGACGCCTCCCGCGTTACCTTCTGGAATCCCTCAGCAGAGCGCATCCTCGGCTGGTCAGAAGACGAAGCCCTGGGTACGGATTTCCGTGTCCTGCTTTCCTGGCCTGAAGACGAACCATTGCAGGAAGCCCGGCTCACCGATGCCGACGCCAACCCTTCCGGCGCTGTGATGGAACGCACCCTGACCAGAAAAGACGGCTCCTCGTTTCCCTGTGACTTCACGGTTTCCTCGTTCATCCTGGACGAACGCCAGTACACGGTGGTCACAATCCGCGACATAACCCGACGCAAGCAGTATGAGGAGCGGCTCCGCTCCCTGGCGGCCACGGACGAGCTGACGGGCCTGGCCAACCGCCGCGCCCTGCTTCAGCGCGCCGAATCCGAACTGGATCGCGCCAAGCGGTACGACCGTGACTTCAGTCTGCTCATGCTTGATCTGGATCACTTCAAACGCGTGAACGACACCTATGGCCACGACGTGGGCGACAAAGTGCTTCAGAGCCTGGCCTCCACGGGTTCCAACGCGTTGCGGGATGCGGACCTTCTGGGCCGGCTGGGGGGAGAGGAATTTGCGGCCGTTCTCCCGGAAACCTCCGCCATACAGGCCAAGGAAGTGGCGGAACGGTTGCGCGAGGCCGTGGCGCTGGCCCGTGTTCCCGAGGCTTCGGCTCCGGACGGAACCATCGGCGTGACCATCAGCATCGGTGTGGCGGAATACCGCTCCGGAAGGGACACGGTGGACGAAATCCTCAAAGCAGCGGACAAGGCGCTGTATCAGGCCAAAAATTCCGGCCGCAACCGCACGGAAATAGGATGA
- a CDS encoding chemotaxis protein CheW — MAEQVTTETNQYLTFTLGKEVFALDISTVREVLELTHVTRIPRTPDYMRGVINLRGHAVPVVGMRRKLNMKDIEDTINTCIIIVEVEFDGERTVLGALVDSVREVFEMDPESIEAPPKMGAAVKSEYIKGMGRQDDEFIIILDIARIFSAEELAAVQKMSQQAPTPSESAA, encoded by the coding sequence ATGGCCGAGCAAGTCACCACCGAAACCAACCAATACCTCACCTTTACCCTTGGAAAAGAGGTATTTGCGTTGGACATTTCCACCGTGCGGGAAGTGCTTGAGCTTACCCATGTGACGCGCATTCCGCGCACGCCCGACTACATGCGCGGCGTCATCAACCTGCGTGGACATGCGGTGCCCGTGGTGGGCATGCGCCGCAAGCTGAACATGAAGGACATCGAGGACACCATCAACACGTGCATTATTATCGTGGAAGTGGAGTTCGACGGGGAACGCACGGTATTGGGCGCGTTGGTTGACTCGGTGCGCGAGGTCTTTGAAATGGACCCGGAAAGCATCGAAGCTCCCCCCAAAATGGGGGCTGCCGTCAAGTCTGAATACATCAAGGGCATGGGCCGCCAGGACGACGAATTCATCATCATTCTGGATATTGCGCGGATTTTCTCCGCCGAGGAACTGGCCGCCGTGCAGAAGATGAGTCAGCAGGCTCCCACGCCGTCCGAGTCCGCGGCCTAG
- a CDS encoding SPFH domain-containing protein produces MGFIDGSLVILVLITALVIILFLKTAVVVPQKSEFVIERLGKYSRTLAAGFHILIPFLDRVAYKRSLKEEVLDIPSQICITRDNVSVEIDGVIYLQVQDSKMSAYGITDYYRAASQLAQTSLRSSIGKIELDKTFEERETINQEVVYAVDEAAQNWGVKVLRYEIKDITPPQSVMAAMESLMKADREKRAEIARSEGERQSQINRAEGHRQQEILFSEGEKMKRINEAEGRAQEIELVATATAEGLRKVAETLSSHGGVEAANLRVAEHYLAEFGKLAKTNNTMIIPSNLADLSGVVATATSVLDKVRTPDTMETTGAAAPQQKTQSKGSEG; encoded by the coding sequence ATGGGCTTTATTGACGGTTCTCTGGTCATCCTGGTGCTCATCACCGCCCTGGTGATCATCCTGTTCCTGAAAACCGCGGTGGTGGTTCCGCAAAAATCCGAATTCGTCATCGAGCGGCTCGGCAAATATTCCCGCACCCTGGCCGCTGGATTCCATATTCTTATCCCCTTCCTGGACCGCGTGGCCTATAAACGCTCCCTCAAGGAAGAAGTGCTGGATATCCCCTCCCAGATCTGCATCACCCGCGACAACGTGTCCGTTGAAATCGACGGGGTCATCTACCTGCAGGTGCAGGACTCCAAGATGTCGGCCTACGGCATCACCGACTATTACCGCGCTGCCAGCCAGCTGGCCCAAACCTCCCTGCGTTCTTCCATCGGTAAGATCGAACTGGATAAAACCTTTGAGGAGCGGGAAACCATCAACCAGGAAGTCGTCTACGCCGTGGACGAGGCCGCGCAAAACTGGGGTGTCAAGGTACTGCGCTACGAGATCAAGGACATCACTCCTCCGCAGTCCGTCATGGCCGCCATGGAATCCCTCATGAAGGCCGACCGTGAAAAGCGCGCTGAAATCGCCCGCTCCGAAGGTGAACGCCAATCCCAGATCAACCGCGCCGAAGGTCACCGACAGCAGGAAATCCTGTTCTCTGAAGGTGAAAAGATGAAGCGCATCAACGAGGCTGAAGGCCGCGCCCAGGAAATCGAACTGGTGGCCACGGCAACGGCCGAAGGCCTGCGCAAGGTCGCGGAAACCCTCTCCTCCCACGGCGGAGTGGAAGCGGCCAACCTGCGCGTGGCCGAGCACTACCTTGCCGAATTCGGCAAGCTGGCCAAGACCAACAACACCATGATCATCCCGAGCAATCTGGCCGACCTTTCCGGCGTGGTGGCCACGGCCACTTCCGTGCTGGACAAAGTCCGCACCCCTGATACGATGGAGACGACCGGCGCGGCTGCGCCGCAACAGAAGACCCAATCCAAGGGGTCCGAAGGATAG
- a CDS encoding NfeD family protein, giving the protein MPEFLTEAYVIWFAVGFALALAELAAPGFILIFFALGAWVVSLSAAFFDLSLTWQIGVFLAGSVLSLLLLRKFFMRIFTGSTGGTGDADGLNEPDNIGRGVLVTKAIRPDRPGEIKYRGTFWRAVSDVTIPEGAAAVISGDFPDDRTTFKVKPVPKGE; this is encoded by the coding sequence ATGCCTGAATTTCTTACTGAAGCGTACGTCATCTGGTTCGCGGTGGGCTTTGCTCTGGCCCTTGCGGAACTGGCCGCTCCCGGCTTCATCCTGATTTTTTTCGCTTTGGGAGCCTGGGTCGTTTCCCTGAGCGCGGCCTTTTTCGACCTCTCCCTAACATGGCAGATCGGCGTGTTTCTCGCCGGCTCCGTGCTTTCGCTGTTGCTGCTGCGCAAGTTCTTCATGCGCATATTCACCGGGTCCACCGGCGGAACCGGCGATGCGGACGGCTTGAACGAGCCGGACAACATTGGTCGCGGCGTGCTGGTCACCAAGGCCATCCGCCCGGACCGTCCCGGTGAGATCAAATACCGCGGCACATTCTGGCGGGCCGTGAGCGATGTCACCATCCCCGAGGGCGCTGCCGCCGTCATTTCCGGCGACTTCCCGGACGACCGCACCACCTTCAAGGTCAAACCCGTTCCCAAAGGAGAGTAG
- a CDS encoding diguanylate cyclase codes for MEPHGSELEKLKSLLEQAGLGRDLDLLSAILFVRNLVSQLSIYSDSDKSHIQGVVLREIRQGNPHDTSFPHILEELETFLTKTTHAQELQDELTREKRSIEAMMEEMSTFFETMRSSRDRQEKSLTKFNSATVNAVRTASSRKDILQQMRGLLSEFVNEFREEARLWEAKARALERTAHFDALLSELYNRRSLDDYLSEMVVTSHSRGIPFSLCMIDVDHFKRVNDTYGHQVGDDVLRALAKMVKSHAVQNDGYAARYGGEELVLTLPQPQERAAEVAEQLRRDVEDYEFQFRKGGKLVGDIIHFTISIGVAGLRKGWDSTQLVGSADKALYQAKRSGRNLVARHTENASSRVGWV; via the coding sequence ATGGAACCCCACGGTTCGGAACTTGAAAAACTTAAATCCCTTCTGGAGCAGGCCGGACTTGGTCGCGACCTGGATCTGCTTTCTGCGATCCTGTTTGTGCGCAACCTGGTCTCCCAGCTGTCCATCTACTCGGATTCGGATAAATCCCACATCCAAGGTGTTGTGCTGCGGGAAATTCGCCAAGGCAATCCCCATGACACCTCGTTTCCCCACATTCTGGAAGAGTTGGAAACTTTTCTCACAAAGACCACCCACGCCCAGGAACTCCAGGATGAATTGACCCGCGAAAAACGCTCCATTGAAGCCATGATGGAGGAAATGAGCACTTTTTTTGAGACAATGCGTTCGTCCCGGGACCGTCAGGAAAAAAGCCTCACCAAGTTTAATTCCGCCACGGTCAATGCTGTGCGGACCGCTTCCAGCCGCAAGGACATCCTTCAGCAAATGCGCGGATTGCTTTCTGAGTTCGTCAATGAATTTCGCGAGGAAGCTCGTCTTTGGGAGGCCAAGGCCAGAGCCTTGGAGCGCACCGCCCATTTCGACGCCCTCCTTTCCGAACTCTACAACCGCCGCTCCCTGGACGACTACCTCTCCGAGATGGTCGTTACCAGCCACAGCCGGGGCATTCCCTTTTCTCTCTGCATGATCGACGTGGACCACTTCAAGCGCGTCAATGACACCTACGGCCACCAGGTGGGCGACGATGTGTTGCGCGCCCTGGCCAAAATGGTCAAAAGCCACGCCGTGCAGAACGACGGCTACGCGGCTCGCTACGGTGGCGAGGAACTGGTTCTCACCCTGCCGCAACCCCAGGAGCGCGCCGCTGAAGTGGCCGAACAGCTCCGCCGGGACGTGGAAGACTATGAGTTCCAATTCCGTAAGGGTGGCAAACTGGTCGGCGACATCATTCATTTCACCATCAGCATCGGCGTGGCCGGTCTGCGCAAGGGATGGGACTCTACGCAGTTGGTTGGTTCCGCGGACAAGGCGCTGTATCAGGCCAAGCGCTCCGGCAGAAACCTTGTGGCTCGCCACACGGAGAACGCCTCCAGCCGCGTTGGCTGGGTCTGA